The following proteins are encoded in a genomic region of Oncorhynchus kisutch isolate 150728-3 linkage group LG6, Okis_V2, whole genome shotgun sequence:
- the mrm1 gene encoding rRNA methyltransferase 1, mitochondrial isoform X2: MLNMGTWNLACRCSRMFVNSRLLNLVSESDMRVGCHFASYHCASALLWPKDSRVKPAEGWRSSAITSSGMRHRPAVSEVGKYKAEGQSEDIKDDPETPASRNVWRKETSVSRERKPNTDSRVSSEFQRGAPIKRERKTNTDSKMSSELRKLSLDDFPEECERLVKDSRERLSKEEHSNYETLFGVSPCLLALTQGRRNAHRLFVKEGEASRRASVRQVCEEAHRQGVPIQRVSKNDLNKMCSGGVHQGLCLQASFLGFLTEDKTSKPPRDSSHIPLWLVLDRVQDPMNLGAILRSAYFLGVDGVASSLRNSCPLTPVVSKASSGVMEVMRVYGYDSLVDMVKVKVAQGWQVIGTVGAEAENSHVPVMKCSKFQMTKPTLLLMGGEGEGLSRELRLHCEVMLTIPSRRDLHPGVESLNVSVATGILLHSLLSSHRGGH; encoded by the exons ATGCTG AACATGGGGACTTGGAATTTGGCTTGTCGGTGTTCCAGGATGTTCGTCAACAGTAGACTGTTGAATTTGGTATCGGAGTCAGACATGAGAGTGGGTTGTCACTTTGCATCCTACCATTGCGCTAGTGCTCTCCTCTGGCCTAAGGACAGCAGAGTCAAACCAGCAGAGGGGTGGCGAAGCAGTGCTATAACCAGCTCTGGAATGCGACACAGGCCTGCTGTGTCTGAAGTAGGAAAGTACAAAGCCGAAGGTCAGTCTGAAGACATAAAGGATGACCCAGAGACTCCAGCCTCCAGAAATGTCTGGAGGAAAGAGACCTCAGTATCCCGGGAGAGGAAGCCCAATACAGACAGCAGAGTATCATCTGAGTTCCAGAGAGGTGCCCCAATCAAACGGGAGAGGAAAACAAATACAGACAGCAAAATGTCATCTGAGCTCCGGAAGCTCAGCCTGGATGACTTTCCAGAGGAGTGTGAGAGGCTAGTAAAGGACTCCAGAGAAAGACTGTCCAAAGAAGAACACAGTAATTATGAGAcgttgtttggtgtgtctccctgtctcctgGCTCTCACCCAGGGCAGAAGGAATGCACACAGGTTGTTTGTGAAGGAGGGTGAGGCCTCTCGTAGGGCCTCCGTACGACAGGTGTGTGAGGAGGCCCATAGGCAGGGTGTGCCAATCCAGAGGGTTAGTAAGAATGACCTGAACAAGATGTGCTCAGGAGGGGTTCACCAGGGCTTATGCCTACAGGCCAGTTTTTTGGGTTTTCTCACTGAGGACAAGACCTCCAAGCCCCCCAGGGACAGCAGTCACATCCCCCTCTGGCTAGTCCTAGATAGAGTGCAGGACCCAATGAACCTTGGTGCCATCCTGCGTTCTGCATATTTTCTTGGGGTGGACGGAGTTGCTAGCAGTCTTCGTAACAG CTGTCCGTTGACACCAGTTGTGAGTAAGGCCAGCTCGGGTGTAATGGAGGTCATGAGAGTGTATGGCTATGACAGCCTCGTAGATATGGTGAAG GTGAAAGTGGCACAAGGCTGGCAGGTTATTGGCACAGTGGGAGCTGAAGCAGAGAACTCCCATGTTCCTGTCATGAAATGTTCCAAATTCCAGATGACCAAACCTACGCTTCTGCTGATGG GTGGTGAAGGGGAAGGTTTGTCCCGGGAGCTGCGTCTGCATTGTGAGGTCATGCTCACCATCCCATCCCGCAGAGATCTGCACCCTGGGGTCGAGTCCCTCAATGTCTCTGTGGCTACAG GCATCCTGCTGCACTCTCTGTTGTCGTCCCATAGAGGTGGCCATTGA
- the mrm1 gene encoding rRNA methyltransferase 1, mitochondrial isoform X1 gives MYFHFKNMGTWNLACRCSRMFVNSRLLNLVSESDMRVGCHFASYHCASALLWPKDSRVKPAEGWRSSAITSSGMRHRPAVSEVGKYKAEGQSEDIKDDPETPASRNVWRKETSVSRERKPNTDSRVSSEFQRGAPIKRERKTNTDSKMSSELRKLSLDDFPEECERLVKDSRERLSKEEHSNYETLFGVSPCLLALTQGRRNAHRLFVKEGEASRRASVRQVCEEAHRQGVPIQRVSKNDLNKMCSGGVHQGLCLQASFLGFLTEDKTSKPPRDSSHIPLWLVLDRVQDPMNLGAILRSAYFLGVDGVASSLRNSCPLTPVVSKASSGVMEVMRVYGYDSLVDMVKVKVAQGWQVIGTVGAEAENSHVPVMKCSKFQMTKPTLLLMGGEGEGLSRELRLHCEVMLTIPSRRDLHPGVESLNVSVATGILLHSLLSSHRGGH, from the exons ATGTATTTTCATTTTAAGAACATGGGGACTTGGAATTTGGCTTGTCGGTGTTCCAGGATGTTCGTCAACAGTAGACTGTTGAATTTGGTATCGGAGTCAGACATGAGAGTGGGTTGTCACTTTGCATCCTACCATTGCGCTAGTGCTCTCCTCTGGCCTAAGGACAGCAGAGTCAAACCAGCAGAGGGGTGGCGAAGCAGTGCTATAACCAGCTCTGGAATGCGACACAGGCCTGCTGTGTCTGAAGTAGGAAAGTACAAAGCCGAAGGTCAGTCTGAAGACATAAAGGATGACCCAGAGACTCCAGCCTCCAGAAATGTCTGGAGGAAAGAGACCTCAGTATCCCGGGAGAGGAAGCCCAATACAGACAGCAGAGTATCATCTGAGTTCCAGAGAGGTGCCCCAATCAAACGGGAGAGGAAAACAAATACAGACAGCAAAATGTCATCTGAGCTCCGGAAGCTCAGCCTGGATGACTTTCCAGAGGAGTGTGAGAGGCTAGTAAAGGACTCCAGAGAAAGACTGTCCAAAGAAGAACACAGTAATTATGAGAcgttgtttggtgtgtctccctgtctcctgGCTCTCACCCAGGGCAGAAGGAATGCACACAGGTTGTTTGTGAAGGAGGGTGAGGCCTCTCGTAGGGCCTCCGTACGACAGGTGTGTGAGGAGGCCCATAGGCAGGGTGTGCCAATCCAGAGGGTTAGTAAGAATGACCTGAACAAGATGTGCTCAGGAGGGGTTCACCAGGGCTTATGCCTACAGGCCAGTTTTTTGGGTTTTCTCACTGAGGACAAGACCTCCAAGCCCCCCAGGGACAGCAGTCACATCCCCCTCTGGCTAGTCCTAGATAGAGTGCAGGACCCAATGAACCTTGGTGCCATCCTGCGTTCTGCATATTTTCTTGGGGTGGACGGAGTTGCTAGCAGTCTTCGTAACAG CTGTCCGTTGACACCAGTTGTGAGTAAGGCCAGCTCGGGTGTAATGGAGGTCATGAGAGTGTATGGCTATGACAGCCTCGTAGATATGGTGAAG GTGAAAGTGGCACAAGGCTGGCAGGTTATTGGCACAGTGGGAGCTGAAGCAGAGAACTCCCATGTTCCTGTCATGAAATGTTCCAAATTCCAGATGACCAAACCTACGCTTCTGCTGATGG GTGGTGAAGGGGAAGGTTTGTCCCGGGAGCTGCGTCTGCATTGTGAGGTCATGCTCACCATCCCATCCCGCAGAGATCTGCACCCTGGGGTCGAGTCCCTCAATGTCTCTGTGGCTACAG GCATCCTGCTGCACTCTCTGTTGTCGTCCCATAGAGGTGGCCATTGA